In the genome of Candidatus Ruthia magnifica str. Cm (Calyptogena magnifica), one region contains:
- a CDS encoding OsmC family protein, producing the protein MKTTIKWIDNIMMVGESDSGHAVVMDGPEKLGGKNLGIRPMEMLLLGMGGCMIVDVISTLKKMREKVQDCYAEITAKRADKHPKVFTKIHIHFVIKGNLNEQKVAKAVSLSTDKYCSASIMLGKTAIVTHNFEIHE; encoded by the coding sequence ATGAAAACAACCATTAAATGGATTGATAACATAATGATGGTTGGAGAGTCAGACAGTGGTCATGCTGTGGTTATGGACGGCCCTGAAAAGTTGGGCGGCAAAAACTTGGGCATTCGTCCCATGGAAATGCTGTTACTTGGCATGGGCGGTTGCATGATCGTTGATGTTATTTCAACCTTAAAAAAAATGCGTGAAAAAGTACAAGATTGCTATGCAGAAATTACCGCTAAACGTGCAGATAAGCACCCAAAAGTATTTACTAAGATTCATATTCATTTTGTTATAAAAGGAAACCTAAATGAACAAAAAGTAGCTAAAGCAGTCAGTTTATCTACAGATAAATATTGTTCTGCTTCCATCATGCTAGGGAAAACTGCCATCGTTACACACAATTTTGAAATTCATGAATAA
- a CDS encoding thiazole synthase → MMIDTPLVIARKTYHSRLLVGSGKYKNLTQTKLATEAAQADIITVSIRRTNIGQNKNEPNLLDVISPDKYTILPNTAGCYNAKDAVRTCQLARELLGGHNLVKLEVLGDEKTLYPNIVETLSAAQILFDDGFDIMVYTSDDPIVTKELENIGCVAVMPLASLIGSGQGIINPTNIKLIKEHANVPVLVDAGIGCASDATKAMELGCDGVLMNSAIANANNPILMASAMKYAVIAGRKSFIAGRMMKKAYASASSPMEDLI, encoded by the coding sequence ATGATGATTGACACACCACTAGTAATTGCGAGAAAAACTTACCACTCTCGCTTACTGGTCGGTTCAGGAAAATACAAAAATTTAACACAAACAAAACTAGCTACTGAAGCCGCTCAGGCTGATATTATTACCGTTTCCATTCGTCGAACCAACATTGGTCAGAACAAGAATGAGCCAAATTTGCTAGACGTTATTAGCCCCGATAAGTACACCATTTTACCCAATACTGCAGGTTGTTACAACGCCAAGGATGCTGTACGAACCTGTCAATTAGCACGTGAACTTTTGGGTGGACATAATTTGGTTAAATTAGAAGTATTAGGTGATGAAAAAACACTCTATCCTAATATTGTTGAAACCTTATCCGCTGCACAAATATTGTTCGATGATGGTTTTGATATCATGGTTTATACCAGTGATGACCCAATCGTTACCAAAGAATTGGAAAATATTGGCTGTGTAGCAGTAATGCCACTTGCCTCACTTATTGGCTCAGGTCAAGGCATTATCAACCCAACAAATATCAAACTCATCAAAGAACACGCAAATGTACCAGTATTAGTTGATGCAGGCATTGGTTGTGCCTCAGATGCCACTAAGGCCATGGAATTAGGCTGCGATGGTGTACTAATGAATTCAGCCATTGCCAATGCAAATAACCCAATCTTAATGGCAAGTGCCATGAAATATGCCGTCATTGCAGGACGTAAATCTTTCATTGCAGGCAGAATGATGAAAAAGGCTTACGCATCAGCCTCTTCCCCAATGGAAGATTTAATTTAA
- a CDS encoding aminotransferase class I/II-fold pyridoxal phosphate-dependent enzyme — protein sequence MNFSQKLSNLKQSHLYRSRKISKNTQNTQMTINGKPLINFCSNDYLSLASHPQVKEAFKQGVDKFGVGSGSSHLISGHTPAHHALEEALADYTGQKKALLFSTGYMANIGIFSALKDELDWVLQDKLNHASLIDANHLIGLPLQRYLHNNVESLKKKIGKQTELAPHSITFGGQGLVVTDNIFSMDGDQANIKSIEKIVKKYNALLIQDDAHGFGIFEPIIPKNSIYMATLGKAAGTMGAFVAGDEDLIDFLIQKSRPYIYTTAIAPALCVATLKSLELIKHGDQNTKLLANIRYFKSFSKTLNLPITNSNSAIQPFIMGSSKKAIHISKKLINVGFYVSAIRPPTVPKNTARLRITLSARHTQSQIKQLLTQLKYAIQ from the coding sequence ATGAATTTTTCACAAAAATTATCAAACCTTAAACAGAGTCATCTTTATCGCTCAAGAAAAATATCTAAAAATACACAAAATACTCAGATGACTATCAATGGAAAACCGTTGATAAATTTTTGTTCAAATGATTATCTGTCGCTTGCTAGCCATCCACAAGTTAAAGAAGCCTTCAAACAAGGAGTTGATAAATTTGGCGTTGGTTCTGGTTCATCGCACTTAATCAGCGGACATACACCGGCGCATCATGCATTAGAAGAAGCATTAGCTGATTATACGGGACAAAAAAAAGCTTTGTTATTTTCAACGGGTTATATGGCGAATATTGGGATATTTTCTGCGCTTAAAGATGAACTTGATTGGGTCTTACAAGATAAACTTAATCACGCTTCACTCATTGATGCTAATCATTTAATTGGCTTGCCGCTTCAGCGCTATTTGCATAATAATGTTGAATCATTAAAGAAAAAAATAGGTAAGCAAACTGAACTAGCACCACACAGCATTACTTTTGGAGGGCAAGGATTGGTTGTAACTGATAACATATTTAGTATGGATGGTGATCAGGCTAATATTAAAAGCATTGAAAAAATTGTAAAAAAATATAACGCGCTTTTGATACAGGATGATGCGCATGGATTTGGTATATTTGAGCCAATCATTCCAAAAAATTCGATTTATATGGCAACACTAGGTAAGGCTGCAGGCACAATGGGGGCGTTTGTAGCTGGTGATGAGGATTTGATTGATTTTTTAATCCAAAAATCACGACCATATATTTACACAACAGCAATTGCACCCGCCTTATGCGTTGCTACGCTAAAAAGTTTGGAACTGATTAAACATGGCGATCAAAATACTAAATTATTAGCCAATATTCGTTATTTTAAGAGTTTTTCTAAAACGTTAAATTTACCCATTACAAATTCTAATAGTGCTATTCAGCCATTCATTATGGGTAGTAGTAAAAAGGCAATTCATATTTCAAAAAAATTGATAAATGTAGGCTTTTATGTCAGTGCCATTCGTCCACCAACTGTACCAAAAAACACAGCACGTTTAAGAATAACACTAAGTGCCCGCCATACACAAAGTCAAATTAAACAACTACTTACCCAACTTAAATATGCTATACAGTAA
- a CDS encoding alpha/beta fold hydrolase has product MLYSNTQGFGVDLVLLHGWGFNSELFNTLVDNYKNQYRITIIDLPGHGRSANIDGGINEWCNEIIKILPKNSILLGWSLGGLLAIKIASKITLSKLILVASTPNFIQTDFWEFGIYLNNFEKFSNTLKLNLSKALKRFISLQTKDKLKLKELNKAIEQYPVTTQALNQGLEILFNTDLNNQFKKLSIPIEVVLGKYDTLVPVKISHWYHQNNIKTLILNTGHLPFLHQDFVLPSMLEVKYNPNNT; this is encoded by the coding sequence ATGCTATACAGTAACACACAAGGTTTTGGAGTTGATTTAGTATTGCTTCATGGTTGGGGGTTTAATTCAGAACTATTTAACACTTTGGTTGATAATTATAAAAATCAATACCGCATCACCATTATTGATTTACCTGGGCATGGTAGAAGTGCTAATATTGATGGTGGGATCAATGAATGGTGTAATGAAATTATCAAAATTTTGCCAAAAAATTCTATTTTATTAGGTTGGTCATTAGGTGGATTACTTGCCATAAAGATTGCCAGTAAGATAACTCTTTCAAAGCTTATTCTTGTTGCATCAACGCCTAATTTTATCCAAACAGACTTTTGGGAATTTGGTATATATTTGAATAATTTTGAGAAATTTTCAAACACCCTGAAACTAAATCTATCTAAAGCTTTAAAACGTTTTATTAGTTTACAAACTAAAGACAAGTTAAAACTTAAAGAGCTAAATAAAGCTATTGAGCAATACCCAGTAACAACACAAGCACTTAATCAAGGCTTGGAAATCTTATTCAATACAGATCTAAATAATCAATTTAAAAAACTATCTATACCAATAGAAGTGGTGCTGGGCAAATATGACACCTTAGTACCCGTTAAAATTAGCCATTGGTATCATCAAAATAACATCAAAACATTGATATTAAACACTGGGCATTTGCCTTTTTTACATCAAGATTTTGTCCTACCCTCAATGCTTGAAGTTAAGTATAATCCCAACAATACTTAA
- the purE gene encoding 5-(carboxyamino)imidazole ribonucleotide mutase, producing MSALVGVIMGSKSDWPTMKNAVNILKKLGVSHEVKVISAHRTPDLMFNYASSALERGLKVIIAGAGGAAHLPGMVAAKTIVPVLGVPIQSCALSGQDSLLSIAQMPSGIPVGTLAIGESGAKNAGILAAQIIANYDDTIKTKILTFRTQQTQEILDHPNPSIK from the coding sequence ATGAGTGCACTAGTAGGTGTTATTATGGGTTCAAAATCAGATTGGCCAACCATGAAAAATGCAGTGAATATACTCAAAAAACTTGGTGTATCACATGAAGTTAAGGTGATTTCTGCACATCGTACGCCTGACTTGATGTTTAACTATGCATCTAGTGCGCTTGAGCGCGGACTTAAAGTAATTATTGCAGGTGCTGGCGGTGCGGCACATTTACCGGGCATGGTTGCAGCAAAAACCATTGTGCCAGTGTTGGGCGTGCCTATTCAATCATGCGCACTCAGTGGTCAAGACTCTTTGCTATCCATTGCTCAAATGCCTAGTGGTATTCCTGTTGGTACATTAGCTATTGGTGAGTCAGGTGCTAAAAATGCAGGTATTTTAGCGGCGCAAATCATTGCAAATTATGATGACACTATTAAGACAAAAATACTTACTTTTAGAACTCAACAAACACAAGAAATTTTAGACCATCCAAATCCATCAATAAAATGA
- a CDS encoding 5-(carboxyamino)imidazole ribonucleotide synthase, whose product MKIGILGAGQLGRMLALSGYSLNHQFGFSGNTTYEPAALLGYMFAKKNNHKNINSLVEFADVITFESENIDVGIVKKINKKVPVYPNEKSLFITQHRGREKALFNQLNIPCASYQMINSEADLQMVVKTIGLPAILKTATEGYDGKGQFFIYKTSQITKAWKSMNGAESILEGFVNFKRELSLIAVRDANNNHKYYPLVENTHHEGILRLTIAPAQNIDKKVQKTAQHYMQTLLDEMNYIGVLTIELFETENGLVINEMAPRVHNSGHWSIEGANTSQFENHIRAITGMPLGDTTQTYPFCAMINIIGQLGDIDNVLEMPNAHLHLYDKSERKNRKLGHINITANSKTKLKNSIAELKDFLPK is encoded by the coding sequence ATGAAAATAGGCATATTAGGCGCAGGGCAGCTAGGTAGAATGCTTGCACTTAGTGGCTATTCACTAAATCATCAATTTGGATTTTCTGGTAACACCACTTATGAACCTGCCGCATTACTTGGATATATGTTTGCCAAAAAGAACAACCATAAAAATATTAACTCCTTAGTAGAATTTGCTGATGTTATTACTTTTGAGAGTGAAAACATTGATGTTGGCATTGTTAAAAAAATTAACAAAAAAGTACCTGTTTATCCCAATGAGAAATCCCTATTTATTACGCAACATCGTGGTCGAGAAAAGGCTTTATTTAATCAGCTAAACATTCCTTGCGCGTCCTATCAAATGATAAACTCTGAAGCAGATTTACAAATGGTAGTTAAAACAATTGGTTTGCCCGCAATCTTAAAAACTGCGACCGAAGGGTATGATGGCAAGGGTCAATTTTTCATCTATAAAACTAGTCAAATTACTAAAGCTTGGAAAAGTATGAATGGAGCTGAATCAATTCTAGAAGGGTTCGTAAATTTCAAACGTGAGCTTTCTTTAATTGCTGTGCGTGATGCGAACAATAACCACAAATACTATCCACTAGTTGAAAATACACATCATGAGGGTATTTTAAGACTAACCATTGCACCTGCTCAAAATATTGACAAAAAAGTTCAAAAAACAGCGCAACATTATATGCAAACTTTGCTTGATGAAATGAATTACATTGGTGTCCTAACCATTGAACTGTTTGAAACTGAAAATGGCTTGGTGATTAATGAAATGGCACCACGGGTACATAACTCTGGACATTGGAGTATTGAAGGAGCTAACACCTCACAATTTGAAAATCATATCCGCGCTATTACCGGTATGCCCCTTGGTGATACTACACAAACATATCCATTTTGTGCAATGATTAATATTATTGGCCAACTTGGAGATATTGATAACGTGCTTGAAATGCCAAATGCACATCTACATTTATATGATAAATCTGAGCGTAAAAACCGAAAACTTGGTCATATCAATATAACCGCTAATTCTAAAACTAAGTTAAAGAATAGCATTGCAGAGTTAAAAGACTTTTTACCTAAATAA
- a CDS encoding glutaredoxin family protein — protein MKFLLKGLRNGLGAIIAFISWLIPTSKVKRTSTQQKKADEQTINIELYQFFGCPFCVKTRRMIRRLNLNIVTRNAQTIGSEFRDEMQRETGKVQVPCLKIIKGDEVQWMFESNDISAYLNKHFG, from the coding sequence ATGAAATTTTTATTAAAAGGACTTAGAAATGGCTTAGGTGCTATTATTGCTTTTATTAGTTGGTTGATTCCGACTAGTAAGGTTAAGCGTACTAGTACACAACAAAAAAAAGCAGATGAACAAACTATTAATATTGAATTGTATCAGTTTTTTGGTTGTCCGTTTTGTGTCAAAACTCGTCGAATGATTAGACGATTGAATCTAAACATTGTTACGCGTAATGCACAAACTATTGGCAGCGAATTCCGAGATGAAATGCAACGAGAAACAGGTAAGGTTCAAGTGCCTTGCTTAAAGATTATTAAGGGTGATGAAGTGCAGTGGATGTTTGAATCTAATGATATTAGTGCTTACCTAAATAAACATTTTGGCTAA
- the folD gene encoding bifunctional methylenetetrahydrofolate dehydrogenase/methenyltetrahydrofolate cyclohydrolase FolD has product MNIIDGKQIAQNLRANIKLKVDALDRKPGLAVILVGDDEASEVYVRNKDNACKEVGFYSKKINKPINTTQAELLSEIECLNNSDKIDGILVQLPLPKHLDANLVIEAISPKKDIDGFHSENIGKLMQNKPFLRPCTSKGVMMIFEMIGVNLVGKNCVVVGASNIVGRPMACELLNAQATVTICNSKTKNLSNKLKQADIVVVAVGIAQMIQKDWIKPGSIVIDAGINRLDNNQLVGDVDFESVMQVASWITPVPGGVGPMTIAALLENTLIAYEGKI; this is encoded by the coding sequence ATGAATATTATTGACGGCAAACAAATTGCACAGAATTTACGAGCAAATATTAAATTAAAAGTTGATGCGCTTGATAGAAAACCAGGACTAGCAGTTATTTTAGTTGGTGATGATGAGGCCTCAGAAGTTTATGTTCGTAATAAAGATAATGCTTGTAAAGAAGTGGGTTTTTATTCAAAAAAAATTAACAAACCTATCAATACCACTCAAGCAGAATTATTATCTGAAATTGAGTGTTTGAATAATAGTGATAAAATTGATGGCATTTTAGTGCAATTACCCCTTCCAAAGCATTTAGATGCCAATTTAGTGATTGAAGCAATCTCACCTAAAAAGGATATAGATGGTTTTCATAGTGAAAATATTGGTAAATTGATGCAAAATAAACCTTTTTTACGCCCATGTACGTCTAAGGGCGTGATGATGATATTTGAAATGATTGGAGTGAATTTAGTGGGTAAAAATTGTGTGGTGGTGGGTGCGTCTAATATTGTTGGTCGTCCAATGGCGTGTGAGTTGTTAAATGCTCAAGCAACGGTTACTATTTGTAATAGCAAGACTAAAAATCTTTCTAACAAATTAAAACAAGCAGATATTGTTGTCGTTGCAGTTGGTATTGCTCAGATGATTCAAAAAGACTGGATAAAACCAGGCTCTATTGTGATTGACGCTGGGATTAATCGATTGGATAATAATCAATTGGTTGGAGATGTTGATTTTGAGTCTGTTATGCAGGTTGCTAGCTGGATTACTCCAGTACCAGGTGGTGTTGGACCAATGACCATTGCTGCATTATTAGAAAATACATTAATCGCATATGAGGGAAAAATATGA
- the kdsB gene encoding 3-deoxy-manno-octulosonate cytidylyltransferase: MDFSVIIPARYASSRLPAKLLKDVHGKPLIQLTYENAINSGANRVIIATDDKRIETVANDFGALTCMTDEHHTSGTSRIAQVLEVLDIDNDEIIVNVQGDEPMLNPSVIDQVANNLATSSMQIATLCEQITNKEQYLDPNCVKVVFNKAGKALYFSRAAIPFFREAKDFDLKLCFKHVGIYAYRAWFIKQYLTMSKSSYEQVEKLEQLTVLNEGFDIHVAPACDGIGHGVDIQCDLDKVRKELN; encoded by the coding sequence ATGGATTTTTCCGTTATTATCCCTGCTAGATATGCATCAAGTAGATTACCAGCTAAACTACTTAAAGATGTTCATGGTAAACCTTTAATTCAATTAACCTATGAAAATGCAATTAATAGTGGTGCAAATCGTGTAATTATTGCAACCGATGACAAGCGCATTGAAACAGTTGCCAATGATTTTGGCGCTTTAACTTGTATGACTGACGAACACCATACTTCTGGCACATCAAGAATTGCACAAGTATTGGAAGTGTTAGACATTGATAATGATGAAATTATTGTTAATGTACAAGGTGATGAGCCAATGTTAAACCCAAGTGTAATTGACCAAGTAGCTAATAACTTAGCAACCAGTTCTATGCAAATAGCAACTTTGTGTGAACAAATTACTAATAAGGAACAATATCTTGATCCTAACTGTGTTAAGGTAGTTTTTAATAAAGCTGGCAAAGCTTTATATTTTTCACGTGCTGCCATTCCTTTTTTTAGAGAAGCAAAGGATTTTGATTTAAAGTTGTGCTTTAAACACGTTGGTATATATGCCTATCGAGCATGGTTTATCAAACAATACTTAACCATGAGCAAGTCTTCATATGAGCAAGTTGAAAAATTAGAACAATTAACGGTACTTAATGAAGGGTTTGATATTCATGTGGCGCCAGCTTGTGATGGTATTGGGCATGGTGTTGATATACAATGTGATTTAGACAAGGTAAGAAAAGAGTTGAACTGA
- a CDS encoding Trm112 family protein, translating into MIDEALLKLLVCPKSKAPLKQVGNELICEVSGLAYPIEDGIPILLVEEACQLEQGTNKK; encoded by the coding sequence ATGATTGACGAAGCTTTATTAAAATTATTAGTATGTCCTAAAAGTAAAGCTCCACTTAAACAAGTAGGTAATGAGCTTATTTGTGAAGTAAGTGGCTTGGCCTATCCAATTGAAGATGGCATTCCAATTTTGCTAGTTGAAGAGGCGTGTCAATTAGAGCAAGGTACTAATAAAAAGTAA
- the lpxK gene encoding tetraacyldisaccharide 4'-kinase has product MNLNIRGIINYSLLPISGIFYLVSVFRKWLYRVNFFKVQKFKYPVIVVGNITVGGTGKTPIVIALAQYFKQQGKQVGIVSRGYGGAHHQGSLLVNKDTNVYLSGDEPLLIALQTDLPVMINKNRAKAVKDLINQCQVDLIISDDGLQHYKMDRDVEIVVIDGIKRFGNGFFLPLGPLRESITRLKSVDFVINNAGLCAGEFSVKLTLKMFVNVKTGEEKSLNYFKGKYCHGVAGIGHPERFFNALIRLGINLEHHIFADHYIYQQSDLVFEDNHPILMTAKDCVKCTQFENDQMWYLQVEADLSDDFLKKLDAKL; this is encoded by the coding sequence ATGAATTTAAACATTCGAGGTATTATTAATTATTCGCTATTGCCAATATCGGGTATTTTTTATTTAGTATCAGTGTTTAGAAAATGGCTTTATCGAGTTAATTTTTTTAAAGTTCAAAAATTTAAATATCCTGTGATTGTGGTAGGTAATATTACAGTAGGTGGCACAGGGAAAACACCAATCGTTATTGCATTGGCGCAGTATTTTAAACAACAAGGTAAGCAAGTGGGTATAGTATCACGTGGTTATGGTGGTGCGCATCATCAAGGTAGTTTATTGGTAAATAAGGACACCAACGTCTATTTATCAGGCGATGAGCCGTTACTGATTGCCTTGCAAACAGATTTACCAGTGATGATTAATAAGAATAGGGCGAAAGCAGTTAAGGATTTAATCAACCAATGCCAAGTTGATTTAATCATCAGTGATGATGGTTTACAACATTACAAAATGGATAGAGATGTAGAAATTGTTGTTATTGACGGTATTAAGCGTTTTGGCAATGGATTTTTCTTGCCATTAGGCCCTTTAAGAGAGTCAATTACTCGCCTTAAAAGTGTTGATTTTGTGATAAATAATGCTGGTTTGTGTGCAGGTGAGTTTAGCGTTAAATTGACATTAAAAATGTTTGTTAATGTTAAAACAGGTGAGGAAAAATCACTGAATTATTTTAAAGGTAAATATTGTCATGGTGTTGCTGGCATTGGCCATCCTGAACGTTTCTTTAATGCATTAATCAGATTGGGTATTAATTTAGAGCATCATATATTTGCTGACCATTATATTTATCAACAAAGTGATTTAGTATTTGAAGACAATCATCCAATTCTTATGACTGCTAAGGATTGTGTAAAATGTACTCAATTCGAAAACGATCAAATGTGGTACCTGCAAGTTGAGGCTGATTTGAGTGATGATTTTTTAAAAAAACTAGACGCTAAATTATGA
- a CDS encoding lipoprotein-releasing ABC transporter permease subunit codes for MSIEFTISNQYLCSSRKKGFVSFISGVSMVGLILSIVTLITVLSVMNGFHKELRDRVLNAISHSYITQYNNLINNWQDLQAKINQHPNIISTSPYIEKYALLSAKNGTQGISVRGIKPDLEKKTSILLNRIKSGNANLLKSDILIGAGLAAQLGVIINDKITLLTPKLSSNIIGIQSRFKRFTISGIFDAGISEYDNNLVFISLEQAQKLYSMKGQVSGIRLKVDDLFNAKKITQEVVASLQSNQYYGIDWTEQKANFIKALNLEKQMIGIILSLIIVMAVFNIVSMIVMMVADKKADIAILRTLGMTPNRIVKIFFYQGLTIGLIGITIGSILGILLSLNIEMVVSGIESILGFQFFPKDVFYITRFPSEIHMIDIEKVAFGSFILVIIASIYSAKRAGKIDIVKTLNYE; via the coding sequence ATGAGTATCGAATTTACAATTTCTAATCAATATTTATGTTCTAGTCGGAAAAAAGGTTTTGTATCCTTTATTTCTGGGGTTTCTATGGTAGGTTTGATTTTATCTATCGTTACCTTGATTACAGTGCTATCTGTCATGAATGGGTTTCACAAAGAACTTAGAGATAGAGTGTTAAATGCTATTTCTCATTCGTATATTACTCAATACAATAATTTAATTAATAATTGGCAAGATTTACAAGCCAAAATCAACCAACATCCTAATATTATTAGCACCTCGCCCTATATTGAAAAATATGCTTTACTCAGTGCAAAAAATGGCACCCAAGGTATCAGTGTACGAGGTATTAAGCCTGATTTGGAGAAAAAAACTTCTATTTTGTTAAATAGAATTAAGTCTGGTAATGCTAACTTGCTTAAATCAGACATTTTAATTGGCGCAGGACTGGCAGCGCAATTAGGCGTGATTATTAATGATAAAATTACACTACTAACACCTAAATTATCTTCTAATATTATAGGCATTCAATCCAGGTTTAAACGCTTTACCATTAGTGGTATTTTTGATGCTGGCATTAGCGAATATGACAATAATTTAGTATTTATTAGCTTAGAACAAGCTCAAAAGTTGTACTCTATGAAAGGCCAAGTCTCTGGCATTCGACTCAAGGTTGATGATCTATTTAATGCTAAGAAAATCACTCAAGAGGTTGTTGCTAGCTTACAAAGCAATCAATATTATGGCATTGATTGGACTGAACAAAAGGCCAACTTTATTAAAGCGCTTAATCTTGAAAAACAGATGATCGGCATTATATTATCGCTCATTATTGTAATGGCTGTTTTTAATATTGTTTCTATGATAGTTATGATGGTGGCTGATAAAAAAGCCGACATTGCTATTTTAAGAACTCTTGGCATGACACCCAATCGTATTGTAAAAATTTTTTTTTACCAAGGTCTGACAATTGGCCTAATTGGTATTACCATTGGTAGCATTTTAGGTATCTTACTATCACTTAATATTGAAATGGTTGTTAGTGGTATTGAGTCCATTTTAGGTTTTCAGTTCTTTCCAAAAGATGTATTTTATATTACTCGATTTCCTTCTGAAATACACATGATAGACATCGAAAAAGTTGCCTTTGGCAGTTTTATTTTAGTCATAATTGCTTCTATTTATTCAGCAAAACGTGCAGGAAAAATTGATATTGTCAAGACATTAAATTATGAATAA
- a CDS encoding ABC transporter ATP-binding protein: MNKIIECNNLSYSYFDGKKEIPVLNNLSLSIKKGESIVILGQSGCGKSTLLNLLAGIDKPTQGEVLINGNNIGLLNENDTTLLRGKYLGFVYQFHHLLNDFSVLDNVAIPERIQGKNQQSAQTNAKKILSRIGLEHLLKRLPSELSGGERQRVAIARALITNPGCILADEPTGNLDVKNAHEVLNLMLTLNHAQNCALIIVTHDEKIVAKMDKAFVLNHGVLIPLI; this comes from the coding sequence ATGAATAAAATTATTGAGTGTAATAATCTTAGTTACAGTTACTTTGATGGAAAGAAAGAAATACCCGTACTTAACAACCTCAGCTTAAGCATTAAGAAAGGTGAATCAATTGTAATCTTAGGACAATCAGGCTGTGGTAAATCTACTTTACTTAATCTCTTAGCTGGTATCGATAAACCCACTCAAGGAGAAGTACTCATAAATGGCAACAATATAGGCTTATTAAATGAAAATGATACCACGTTATTACGTGGCAAATATTTAGGTTTTGTGTATCAATTTCATCACCTATTGAATGACTTTAGCGTACTTGATAACGTTGCAATTCCTGAACGAATACAAGGGAAAAATCAGCAATCCGCCCAAACTAATGCCAAAAAAATACTCTCAAGGATTGGGCTTGAACATCTTCTTAAGCGCTTACCAAGTGAGCTTTCTGGTGGTGAGCGCCAACGCGTTGCTATCGCAAGAGCTTTAATTACAAATCCTGGTTGTATTTTGGCAGATGAACCCACTGGAAATTTGGACGTTAAAAACGCTCATGAAGTGCTCAATTTAATGCTAACACTTAATCACGCCCAAAACTGTGCGCTAATTATTGTCACTCATGATGAAAAAATAGTTGCAAAAATGGACAAAGCATTTGTCTTAAATCATGGGGTATTAATCCCTCTAATCTAG
- the panD gene encoding aspartate 1-decarboxylase, translating to MKRTFLSAKLHKVITTAVELDYEGSCEIDGVLLDAADIGAFEQIQIYNINNGNRFTTYTIRGKDNSGVISVNGAAAHKVNVGDMLIIAAYGVYSEKELESYTPRLCYVNDQNILTKISS from the coding sequence ATGAAAAGAACCTTTTTGAGTGCTAAATTGCATAAAGTAATAACAACTGCAGTTGAGTTGGACTATGAGGGTTCTTGTGAAATTGATGGTGTATTGCTAGATGCAGCAGATATTGGTGCATTTGAACAAATTCAAATTTACAATATTAACAATGGTAATCGTTTTACGACTTACACAATTCGCGGTAAGGATAATTCTGGTGTTATTTCTGTTAATGGTGCTGCTGCACATAAGGTAAATGTAGGTGATATGTTAATTATTGCTGCGTATGGCGTTTACTCTGAAAAAGAACTTGAAAGTTATACGCCTAGGTTGTGTTATGTTAATGATCAAAATATTTTGACTAAGATAAGTTCATGA